From Seriola aureovittata isolate HTS-2021-v1 ecotype China chromosome 16, ASM2101889v1, whole genome shotgun sequence, one genomic window encodes:
- the LOC130184124 gene encoding LIM/homeobox protein Awh-like — protein sequence MMSPDDRALEDLLYGSDLGDEAEGSELGGGDGPVGVEESAAADNAPTAVSIQEPMICAGCGEQVCDRFFLLAAGRVWHDACLRCSQCQCELQTHPSLYWRDGNIYCQQDYCRMFGGGQCARCFQPIPATALVMRSGELTFHPQCFSCQECDIKLMPGNLYCMQGQSLYCQSHYHGDGSVPLPHDPQPKPNLKDEAQNQVSCEGEESVSSPEPRLDDRVTGGRTRRQTKRIRTCFRSEQLRALESYFAQKHNPDGKDWTCLAHKTGLPKRVLQVWFQNARAKLRRSLTTDDSQVNSPSAPMRGVTIGTNSPPPVCSPPDQSQPFSTSTIDQLQLSLLTAPLSDPVSPAVNQPNQLQSPAFFLDYDSQSAPGCISSLEVYEDFGEAGGGAEREADADSSFRPHYC from the exons ATGATGTCGCCAGACGACCGAGCCCTGGAGGACCTGTTGTACGGCAGTGACCTTGGTGATGAGGCTGAGGGCTCGGAGTTGGGCGGGGGTGACGGCCCAGTGGGGGTCGAGGAAAGTGCTGCTGCAGACAAT GCCCCAACAGCCGTGTCCATCCAGGAGCCAATGATATGTGCCGGTTGCGGAGAGCAGGTGTGCGACCGCTTCTTCCTATTGGCTGCAGGCCGGGTGTGGCACGACGCTTGCCTCCGCTGCAGTCAATGTCAGTGTGAGCTGCAGACACACCCCTCACTTTACTGGAGAGATGGGAACATCTACTGCCAGCAGGACTACTGCAG GATGTTTGGAGGCGGTCAGTGTGCTCGCTGCTTCCAGCCAATCCCAGCAACTGCTCTGGTCATGAGGTCCGGGGAGCTGACCTTCCATCCTCAGTGCTTCTCCTGCCAG GAGTGTGATATCAAACTAATGCCAGGAAACCTGTACTGCATGCAGGGCCAGAGCCTCTACTGTCAGTCACATTATCATGGTGACGGGAGTGTCCCTCTACCCCACGATCCTCAGCCCAAACCAAATCTGAAAGATGaag CTCAAAACCAGGTCTCATGTGAAGGGGAGGAGTCTGTCAGCAGTCCAGAGCCACGACTGGATGACAGGGTGACAGGTGGACGGACCAGAAGGCAGACCAAGCGAATCAGGACTTGTTTCCGCAGCGAGCAGCTCAGAGCGCTGGAGTCGTATTTCGCCCAGAAGCACAACCCTGACGGTAAAGACTGGACCTGCCTCGCACATAAGACCGGCCTGCCCAAGAGAGTGCTGCAG gtgtggTTTCAAAATGCTCGAGCAAAGCTGAGGCGGTCTCTGACCACAGATGACTCTCAGGTTAACTCGCCCTCTGCTCCCATGAGAGGCGTCACCATCGGGACCAATTCCCCACCCCCAGTTTGCTCCCCACCCGACCAATCACAGCCCTTCTCCACCAGCACCATTGACCAGCTGCAGCTGTCCCTGCTCACCGCCCCGCTCAGTGACCCGGTGAGCCCAGCCGTCAATCAGCCCAACCAGCTGCAAAGCCCCGCCTTCTTCCTTGACTACGACTCCCAGAGTGCACCAGGGTGTATCTCCTCTCTGGAGGTGTATGAGGATTTtggggaggcaggaggaggtgcagagagagaagctgatGCAGATAGTTCTTTTAGACCACATTACTGCTAG
- the qrfp gene encoding uncharacterized protein qrfp produces MRPSFHLGAYQFTLFSLTLLCPVPWSVTPCPRPPTALLPTVDGPALESALLHLQAALEDPPEAWAEWPQDPRRALLEPRQNAEEVSSWEEEALLRDQRGDLMARPLSPFPGGHSLESMHYQDGGDGEDGGKRNEALTSIAGGLQAVSREKGGFGFRFGRKRWTDRGWRDEGRGAQRRTSGTDEGGFF; encoded by the coding sequence atgaGACCATCTTTCCATCTTGGTGCCTATCAGTTCACCCTCTtctccctcaccctcctctgCCCCGTCCCATGGTCTGTCACACCATGCCCCCGACCCCCTACCGCCCTACTACCCACAGTGGATGGACCTGCGCTGGAGTCTGCCCTGCTGCACCTTCAGGCTGCTCTGGAGGACCCACCTGAAGCCTGGGCCGAGTGGCCTCAAGACCCTCGGCGAGCCCTGCTGGAACCCAGGCAGAATGCGGAAGAGGTCAGTTCATGGGAGGAGGAAGCGCTGCTGAGGGACCAGAGAGGAGACCTGATGGCCCGGCCGCTATCGCCCTTTCCAGGGGGTCACTCTCTGGAAAGCATGCACTATCAGGACGGAGGAGATGGGGAGGACGGTGGAAAAAGGAATGAAGCTCTGACCTCCATCGCTGGAGGGCTCCAGGCCGTCAGCCGGGAGAAAGGGGGATTCGGCTTCCGCTTTGGGAGGAAAAGATGGACTGACcggggatggagggatgaagggagggGGGCACAGAGGAGGACAAGTGGAACTGATGAGGGAGGGTTTTTTTAA